In the genome of Polaribacter sp. MED152, one region contains:
- a CDS encoding aminopeptidase — MKQVFNILFGIFFCVACFSQQNAIKIKASLNPLENQILVQQEILFYNSSDSILSNIYLHNWANSFRDRKTPLSKRFIKDYNKNLYFAPAYKLGYSNIKNLSVDFENIFFKEVEDRADILKIELSKPLKQNDTVKINITYTIKIPSAEFTGYGKTENGYHLRFWYITPAVYHEGWELMSNLNIDDLYEKATDFDIQMSVPKGYVLESTLYQYKTEKERTDDYYLIGKSKTDVILSINKKKIYTVYKTNNINVYTDISDDDITQKVSTEILNKQLKFIEKFLGKYPYNEIYIDRITQSKDPVHGLSQLPDFLSPFPENFKWDFTLFKALSRKFIENTLLFNKRKDYWFLDGLHNYLMLEYIEQTYPNTKLLGRYSDYWFLRSFNLSKLEFNDKYPLVYQFSSRRFLDQALTTSADSLSNFNRKIANRYKAGLAFKYLKGYLGDSLLNSSIKEFYQENRNTIVASSDFKKLIKSKTDKEIDWFFADFIQTNKKIDYTIKDVQIKDDSIAVSIKNKRNITTPVLLYGLNDREIKYKKWVNDIDKLDTVNIPKEGINKVALNYENYYPELNTFDNWKSLENKIFNKPLKMSLIKDVNDSYYNQVFYQPSFGYNFYNGIILGVKLHNKALIKRNFEFAFKPSYAFKSNSIIGSFSGVYNQYFEKTKIYKIMYGISGVNLDYAPNLSYQSLLPFVNVIFKRKSLRDATSESIRAKLVHIDKEIPEGQIRTNEDNYSVFSLRYNYVNPDIIKEFRYDFGLEVAAKFSKLTADIRYRTLSSSDTQLDFRVFVGAFLKNNSTGDYFSFGLDRANDYLFQLNYFGRSEDTGIFSQQFIIAEGGFKSVLPVRFANQYMMAFNSSFGIWKWVEFYNDVAFLKNRDNPLYFGYNNGIRLNFIHNILEVYFPIYSNNGWEISQEAYPQKIRFTLTANVNQIYNFFRRGFL, encoded by the coding sequence TTGAAACAAGTTTTTAATATCTTATTTGGCATTTTCTTTTGCGTTGCATGTTTTTCGCAACAGAATGCTATTAAGATTAAAGCTTCTTTAAATCCACTTGAAAACCAAATACTTGTCCAGCAAGAAATACTTTTTTATAATAGTTCAGATTCAATTTTAAGTAATATTTACCTTCACAACTGGGCCAATAGTTTTAGAGATAGAAAAACTCCACTTTCTAAAAGGTTCATCAAAGACTACAACAAAAACTTATACTTTGCTCCTGCCTACAAATTAGGTTACAGCAACATTAAAAACTTAAGCGTAGACTTCGAAAACATCTTTTTTAAAGAGGTAGAAGATAGAGCAGATATTCTTAAAATAGAATTATCAAAACCTTTAAAACAGAATGATACTGTAAAAATTAACATCACTTACACGATTAAAATTCCAAGTGCAGAATTTACAGGTTATGGAAAAACAGAAAATGGTTATCATTTAAGATTTTGGTATATAACTCCAGCAGTTTATCATGAAGGTTGGGAACTTATGAGCAATTTAAATATTGATGATTTGTACGAAAAAGCAACAGATTTTGATATTCAAATGAGTGTACCTAAAGGTTATGTTTTAGAAAGTACTTTATACCAATACAAAACAGAAAAGGAACGTACAGACGATTATTATTTAATAGGCAAAAGCAAAACTGATGTTATTTTAAGTATTAATAAAAAGAAAATTTATACTGTATATAAAACAAATAACATTAATGTTTACACAGATATTTCTGATGATGATATCACACAAAAAGTATCTACAGAAATCTTAAACAAACAGTTAAAATTCATAGAAAAATTTTTAGGCAAATATCCTTACAATGAAATTTATATTGATAGAATTACACAGAGCAAAGACCCTGTTCACGGGTTGAGCCAATTACCAGATTTTTTAAGTCCATTTCCAGAAAATTTTAAATGGGATTTCACTTTATTTAAAGCCCTTAGTAGAAAATTTATTGAGAACACTTTACTGTTTAACAAGCGAAAAGATTACTGGTTTTTAGACGGTTTGCATAATTATTTAATGTTAGAATATATAGAGCAAACCTACCCAAACACAAAACTTTTAGGACGTTATTCAGATTATTGGTTTCTAAGATCTTTTAATTTATCTAAATTAGAGTTTAACGATAAATATCCTTTAGTATATCAATTTAGTTCAAGAAGGTTTTTAGATCAAGCACTTACAACATCAGCAGATTCTTTATCAAATTTTAATAGAAAAATAGCAAACAGATACAAAGCTGGTTTGGCTTTTAAATATTTAAAAGGTTATTTAGGAGATAGCTTATTGAACAGCAGTATTAAAGAATTTTATCAAGAAAACAGAAATACAATTGTTGCTAGTTCTGATTTTAAAAAATTGATAAAATCTAAAACAGACAAAGAAATAGATTGGTTTTTTGCCGATTTTATCCAAACAAATAAAAAGATAGATTACACCATTAAAGATGTACAAATTAAAGACGACAGTATAGCTGTTTCTATTAAAAATAAAAGAAATATTACCACACCTGTTTTATTATACGGTTTAAACGATCGTGAAATTAAATATAAAAAATGGGTAAATGATATTGACAAATTAGACACTGTAAATATTCCTAAAGAAGGCATAAATAAAGTGGCCTTAAACTATGAAAATTATTATCCAGAATTAAACACCTTTGACAACTGGAAAAGTCTCGAAAATAAAATCTTTAACAAACCATTAAAAATGAGTTTAATTAAAGATGTAAATGATTCTTACTATAATCAAGTTTTTTACCAACCAAGCTTTGGCTATAATTTTTATAATGGAATTATTCTTGGTGTAAAACTACACAACAAGGCTTTAATTAAACGTAATTTCGAATTTGCATTTAAACCTTCTTATGCTTTTAAAAGCAATAGTATAATTGGTTCTTTTTCTGGGGTATATAATCAATATTTCGAAAAAACCAAGATTTACAAAATTATGTATGGTATTTCTGGTGTAAATTTAGATTATGCACCTAACTTAAGTTACCAATCTTTGCTTCCTTTTGTGAATGTTATATTTAAAAGAAAAAGTTTACGAGATGCAACATCAGAATCGATTAGAGCAAAATTAGTGCATATTGATAAAGAAATTCCTGAAGGACAAATTAGAACAAACGAAGATAATTACAGTGTTTTTAGTTTGCGTTACAATTATGTAAATCCAGATATTATAAAAGAATTTAGATATGATTTTGGTTTAGAAGTAGCAGCAAAATTCTCTAAATTAACTGCAGATATTAGGTACAGAACTTTGTCATCATCAGACACACAACTAGACTTTAGAGTCTTTGTGGGTGCTTTCTTAAAAAACAATTCAACTGGAGATTACTTTAGTTTTGGTTTAGACAGAGCTAATGACTACTTGTTTCAGTTGAACTACTTTGGTAGATCTGAAGATACAGGAATTTTTAGTCAGCAATTTATCATTGCAGAGGGTGGTTTTAAATCTGTATTACCAGTTAGGTTTGCCAATCAATACATGATGGCTTTCAACTCGAGTTTTGGTATTTGGAAATGGGTTGAATTTTATAACGATGTAGCCTTTTTAAAAAACAGAGACAATCCCTTATATTTTGGTTACAATAATGGTATCCGTTTGAACTTTATACATAATATTTTGGAAGTTTATTTTCCTATCTACTCTAACAATGGCTGGGAAATTAGTCAAGAAGCCTATCCTCAAAAAATTAGGTTTACACTTACAGCCAACGTAAACCAGATTTACAATTTCTTTAGAAGAGGATTCCTATAA